A genomic segment from Garra rufa chromosome 5, GarRuf1.0, whole genome shotgun sequence encodes:
- the slc14a2 gene encoding urea transporter 2 yields MPGTQHTKGVPLNVIHLCRTSTSQYPSAQNTKELQPLMANPVGETTEQKKQQPQGPERPNSHQKFKEKLLKWVSYIAGDMAAFGEWMKGQFILLQILDWVLRGAAQVMFVNNPLSGLIIFAGLILQNQWWALNGFVGTLFATISALILGQNRGAITNGLYGYNGILVGLLMAVFSNAGDWYWWLLLPNIFMSMACPIVSSALASINSRWDLPVFTLPFNILVCLHMVATGHYNHHFPQVLFQPSRSMHNLTWSDLDYSKLFCSIPVGIGQVYGCDNPWTGGIFMIALFISSPITFAHATIGSAVGMVSGLALAAPFQNIYFGLWGYNCVLACIAIGGMFYALTWQTHLLAVACAFFCAYLGSAIANVMSTFGLPSCTWPFCLSALTFLLITTEIKNIHKLPLAKVTYPEKNLIYFWKMKKEERIDRQRKNQEKDVETQRKKEGTMAVSETKDHEHLDVCAVDVPQEETTQNGQDRNAEAIELNLT; encoded by the exons ATGCCTGGAACACAACACACTAAG GGTGTCCCACTGAATGTCATACATCTCTGCAGAACTTCGACTTCACAGTATCCCAGCGCTCAGAACACAAAG GAGCTGCAACCACTCATGGCAAATCCAGTCGGTGAAACTACAGAGCAGAAGAAACAGCAGCCGCAGGGACCCGAGAGGCCAAATTCACATCAGAAGTTTAAAGAAAAGCTCCTGAAATGGGTCTCATACATCGCTGGAGACATGGCTGCTTTCGGAGAATGGATGAAAG GGCAATTTATCCTGCTTCAGATTTTGGACTGGGTGCTGCGGGGAGCTGCTCAGGTGATGTTTGTGAACAATCCTCTCAGTGGCCTGATCATCTTTGCTGGGCTGATTCTGCAGAACCAATGGTGGGCACTCAATGGTTTTGTTGGGACTTTGTTTGCTACGATTTCGGCCCTCATCCTTGGTCAGAACAG AGGTGCAATCACAAACGGCCTGTATGGATATAACGGCATCTTGGTTGGTCTCCTGATGGCGGTTTTCTCGAATGCAGGGGATTGGTATTGGTGGCTGCTTCTTCCCAACATTTTCATGTCAATGGCATG TCCCATAGTGTCCAGTGCCTTGGCTTCCATCAACAGTCGGTGGGACCTGCCTGTTTTCACCCTGCCGTTTAACATATTAGTGTGTCTCCATATGGTGGCTACAGGCCACTACAATCACCACTTCCCTCAGGTTCTCTTCCAGCCAAGCAGATCCATGCATAACTTGACATGGTCTGACCTGGATTATTCTAAG CTCTTCTGCTCAATCCCTGTGGGTATTGGGCAGGTTTATGGGTGTGACAATCCTTGGACAGGAGGAATATTCATGATAGCATTGTTCATCTCCTCACCCATAACATTTGCACATGCAACTATTGGATCAGCAGTTGGTATGGTGTCAG GTCTTGCTCTTGCTGCGCCTTTCCAGAACATCTACTTCGGTCTGTGGGGTTATAACTGTGTTTTGGCCTGCATTGCCATTGGTGGGATGTTCTACGCTCTCACATGGCAGACACATCTTCTGGCTGTGGCCTGTG CATTCTTCTGTGCCTATCTCGGCTCGGCAATCGCAAATGTGATGTCCACT TTTGGACTCCCATCATGCACCTGGCCCTTTTGTCTCTCTGCCCTCACTTTTCTTTTGATCACTACGGAGATAAAAAACATTCATAAACTGCCCCTCGCTAAAGTCACCTATCCTGAGAAAAACCTGATATACTTCTGGAAGATGAAGAAAGAGGAGAGGATCGACAGACAAAGGAAAAATCAAGAGAAAGATGTTGAAACGCAGCGGAAGAAAGAGGGAACAATGGCTGTGAGTGAAACAAAAGATCACGAGCATCTTGATGTTTGTGCTGTGGACGTTCCGCAAGAGGAAACCACACAAAATGGTCAAGATAGGAATGCAGAGGCAATTGaacttaatttaacttaa